One window from the genome of Musa acuminata AAA Group cultivar baxijiao chromosome BXJ1-4, Cavendish_Baxijiao_AAA, whole genome shotgun sequence encodes:
- the LOC135644490 gene encoding 3-ketoacyl-CoA synthase 4-like, translating into MGSKTRLLSLLTPIQLLQAFFCILLALTLALHAILSSTSTLLLDHNIRLVLSQHRIALFSLLWCTLVALLTYLSTRPRPVLLLDYACFRPDTDRKCSYETCEYFVRRSRRYNDVSEQFMRGIYHKSGLGDETYVPSFIFQNDYEAKLQSALEEAEEGMKAAVDALLAKTNVPASAIDLLIATCGMFAPCPSLTSLLVHHYRLPESTTTYNLSGMGCSSGAGAIDLAARILKSSRKIRYALVVITESISLNWYFGDNRSMLVTNCIFRVGTAAVLITNDPAKRDVAKMEFLHSLRTHHGADDASYRAAYQEEDDAGTVGVALKKDLIRVAGEGLRAHIRLLAPRALPWSQLIQYAYHVVRGWVRKGDQKRKVPDFTTAFEHMCVHTGGKAVIESVGRLMQLDDSVTEPARMCLHRFGNTSSSLVFYELAYFDAKGRIKSGDKIWMLAFGTGFKVCSLVWRALRDSVMEPDNPWKDCIHRYPMKTW; encoded by the coding sequence ATGGGATCCAAAACCCGGCTTCTGTCCCTCCTCACCCCAATCCAACTCCTGCAGGCTTTCTTCTGTATTCTTTTAGCTCTCACACTCGCCCTCCATGCCATACTCTCTTCCACCTCCACCCTTCTACTTGACCACAACATCAGACTCGTCCTCTCGCAACATAGGATTGCACTCTTCTCCCTTCTATGGTGCACCTTGGTCGCTCTCCTCACCTACCTCTCCACGCGGCCTCGACCGGTCCTCCTCCTCGACTATGCTTGTTTCCGCCCCGACACGGATCGCAAATGCAGTTACGAGACGTGCGAGTACTTCGTCCGCCGCAGCCGCCGCTACAACGACGTCAGCGAGCAGTTCATGAGGGGGATCTACCACAAGTCTGGCCTCGGCGACGAGACCTATGTGCCGTCTTTCATCTTCCAGAACGACTACGAAGCCAAGCTGCAGTCGGCGCTCGAAGAAGCCGAGGAGGGCATGAAGGCCGCCGTCGACGCCCTTCTCGCGAAAACCAACGTCCCGGCCTCCGCTATCGACCTCCTCATCGCGACTTGTGGCATGTTCGCTCCGTGCCCCTCACTGACGTCCCTTCTCGTTCACCATTACCGCCTCCCGGAGTCGACCACGACCTACAACCTCAGCGGCATGGGGTGCAGCTCCGGCGCGGGGGCCATCGACCTCGCGGCAAGAATACTAAAAAGTTCACGTAAAATTCGCTATGCGCTCGTCGTGATCACCGAGAGCATAAGCCTCAACTGGTACTTCGGAGATAACCGCTCCATGCTGGTGACCAACTGCATCTTCCGCGTCGGCACCGCCGCGGTCCTCATCACCAACGACCCAGCCAAGCGTGATGTCGCCAAGATGGAGTTCCTCCACTCCCTCCGCACGCACCACGGCGCGGACGACGCCTCCTACCGTGCCGCCTACCAAGAGGAGGACGATGCCGGCACCGTGGGCGTCGCGCTAAAGAAGGATCTTATCCGTGTGGCCGGCGAGGGTCTGCGCGCCCACATACGGCTCCTGGCGCCCAGGGCACTGCCGTGGTCCCAGCTGATACAATATGCCTATCACGTGGTGAGGGGGTGGGTGAGGAAAGGCGACCAGAAGCGGAAGGTGCCGGATTTCACGACGGCGTTCGAGCACATGTGCGTGCACACGGGAGGGAAGGCGGTGATCGAGTCGGTGGGCCGGCTGATGCAGCTCGACGACAGCGTGACGGAGCCGGCGCGGATGTGCCTGCACCGCTTCGGGAACACGTCGAGCAGCTTGGTGTTCTACGAGTTGGCCTACTTTGATGCCAAGGGACGTATAAAGAGCGGGGACAAAATATGGATGCTGGCATTCGGGACGGGGTTCAAAGTCTGCAGCCTGGTGTGGAGGGCGCTCAGGGACTCTGTGATGGAGCCAGACAACCCATGGAAGGATTGCATCCACAGGTACCCCATGAAGACGTGGTAA